The following proteins are co-located in the Vigna unguiculata cultivar IT97K-499-35 chromosome 9, ASM411807v1, whole genome shotgun sequence genome:
- the LOC114163231 gene encoding chromatin remodeling protein SHL isoform X2, whose amino-acid sequence MAKPKAPRRTLESYSVKHISKTIRAGDCVLMRPSDPAKPSYVARIERIEADGRGANVKIHVRWYYRPEESIGGRRQFHGSKEVFLSDHFDVQSTDTIEGKCTVHSFKSYTKLDAVGNDDFFCRFEYNSSTGAFNPDRVAVYCKCEMPYNPDDLMVQCEGCSDWIVHSRV is encoded by the exons ATGGCTAAGCCGAAGGCTCCAAGGCGAACCCTAGAGTCATACTCAGTCAAACACATAAGCAAAACTATCAGAG CTGGTGATTGCGTGCTCATGCGACCATCAGATCCGGCAAAACCCTCATATGTGGCCAGAATCGAGCGGATCGAGGCGGATGGTCGTGGCGCAAATGTGAAAATTCATGTCCGGTGGTACTATCGGCCGGAGGAGTCAATCGGTGGTCGCCGCCAGTTTCATGGCTCGAAGGAAGTTTTCCTCTCTGATCACTTTGATGTTCAGAGCACCGACACAATCGAAGGCAAGTGTACGGTCCACAGCTTCAAGAGCTACACAAAACTGGATGCTGTTGGGAACGACGATTTCTTCTGTCGGTTTGAGTACAATTCCTCCACCGGTGCCTTCAATCCGGATAGAGTTGCCGT GTATTGTAAATGTGAGATGCCTTACAATCCTGATGACCTAATGGTCCAATGTGAGGGCTGCAGTGACTG